A region of Methanobacterium spitsbergense DNA encodes the following proteins:
- a CDS encoding MBL fold metallo-hydrolase encodes MDVTILSENTKQTRSKLNTEHGLSLLVEKNGNKILFDTGGPKGTVISNAKSLNLDLSQVDAVVISHGHDDHTGGLLDFFKLNDHAPVYLKKEALNCHYTGKSLNKKFIGMDLKIIDDYNDRLKFVDGTLEILDGIFIIPNISKTFPIPSTNRILFTKDGNHFLNDKFDHELFMGVKNNNELTLFSGCGHSDIRNIIIKAKEVFPDAEIKNIIGGFHFQAGEISSFTAKKEEIKDTSLWIKSAGVEKVYTGHCTGKYGFEIMQSILNESIEQFYTGKHITI; translated from the coding sequence ACATGGTTTATCATTATTGGTAGAAAAAAATGGTAATAAAATACTTTTTGATACCGGTGGTCCTAAAGGTACAGTTATTTCTAATGCTAAATCATTGAATCTAGATCTATCTCAAGTAGATGCTGTGGTTATATCACATGGTCATGATGATCATACTGGAGGTTTATTGGATTTTTTTAAATTAAATGATCATGCACCAGTATATCTTAAAAAAGAGGCATTAAATTGCCATTACACGGGAAAAAGTTTAAATAAAAAATTTATTGGAATGGATTTAAAGATTATCGATGATTACAACGATAGACTCAAATTTGTAGATGGAACATTAGAAATATTGGATGGAATTTTTATTATACCCAACATTAGCAAAACATTCCCAATACCTTCAACTAATCGCATACTATTTACAAAGGATGGAAATCATTTCTTAAATGATAAATTTGATCATGAACTTTTCATGGGAGTTAAAAATAATAATGAACTAACATTATTTTCTGGATGTGGTCACAGTGACATCAGAAACATAATTATTAAAGCAAAAGAAGTATTTCCAGACGCAGAAATAAAAAACATAATAGGAGGATTCCATTTCCAAGCTGGTGAAATATCATCTTTTACTGCAAAAAAAGAAGAAATTAAAGATACATCCCTATGGATAAAGTCTGCAGGAGTGGAAAAAGTTTACACAGGTCACTGCACCGGTAAATATGGATTTGAAATTATGCAATCAATATTAAATGAAAGTATTGAGCAGTTCTATACTGGTAAACACATAACTATTTGA